One Carassius gibelio isolate Cgi1373 ecotype wild population from Czech Republic chromosome A7, carGib1.2-hapl.c, whole genome shotgun sequence DNA window includes the following coding sequences:
- the LOC128016759 gene encoding insulin-induced gene 1 protein isoform X2, producing MAVVGLLYPCLDRHLGEPHKFKREWASVTRCIAVFVGINHASAKLDFANNVQLSLTLAALSLGLWWTFDRSRSGFGLGLTTAFLATLIAQLLVYNGIYQYTSPDFLYVRSWLPCIFFSGGVTVGNIGRQLAMGSTEKPHND from the exons ATGG CTGTGGTTGGTCTCTTGTACCCCTGCTTGGACCGTCATCTTGGAGAACCGCACAAGTTTAAACGGGAGTGGGCCAGTGTGACGCGCTGCATTGCTGTTTTTGTGGGCATCAATCACGCCAGTGCT AAACTGGACTTTGCCAATAATGTGCAGCTTTCACTAACTCTGGCTGCCCTGTCTCTGGGCCTCTGGTGGACGTTTGACCGCTCCAGGAGTGGCTTCGGTCTAGGGCTGACCACTGCTTTTCTAGCCACCCTCATTGCTCAGCTGCTGGTCTACAATGGCATCTACCA GTACACGTCTCCAGACTTCTTGTATGTGCGTTCGTGGCTGCCTTGTATTTTCTTCTCTGGTGGAGTGACAGTAGGAAATATCGGCCGACAGCTGGCTATG GGCTCAACCGAGAAGCCTCATAATGACTAA
- the LOC128016759 gene encoding insulin-induced gene 1 protein isoform X1 yields MPRLEEHCWSCSCSSTVKTKDLSSASWSVCKSGEMMSIITSVLGHAYGSLHSLQSANLIRRGLVLFIVGVVLALVLNLLQIQRNVTLFPEEVLDTLFSSAWWIPLCCGTAAAVVGLLYPCLDRHLGEPHKFKREWASVTRCIAVFVGINHASAKLDFANNVQLSLTLAALSLGLWWTFDRSRSGFGLGLTTAFLATLIAQLLVYNGIYQYTSPDFLYVRSWLPCIFFSGGVTVGNIGRQLAMGSTEKPHND; encoded by the exons ATGCCAAGACTAGAGGAGCACTGCTGGAGCTGCTCCTGTTCATCGACTGTAAAGACTAAGGATCTGTCGAGCGCTAGCTGGAGTGTTTGTAAATCAGGAGAGATGATGTCCATCATAACCTCAGTCCTGGGACACGCGTACGGCTCTCTGCACAGCCTCCAGTCCGCTAATTTAATTCGCCGGGGGCTAGTGTTGTTTATCGTCGGAGTAGTTCTCGCCTTGGTGCTGAACTTGCTCCAGATCCAGAGAAACGTCACATTGTTCCCAGAGGAAGTGCTGGACACTCTGTTTTCCTCGGCCTGGTGGATCCCCCTCTGCTGTGGGACAGCTGCGG CTGTGGTTGGTCTCTTGTACCCCTGCTTGGACCGTCATCTTGGAGAACCGCACAAGTTTAAACGGGAGTGGGCCAGTGTGACGCGCTGCATTGCTGTTTTTGTGGGCATCAATCACGCCAGTGCT AAACTGGACTTTGCCAATAATGTGCAGCTTTCACTAACTCTGGCTGCCCTGTCTCTGGGCCTCTGGTGGACGTTTGACCGCTCCAGGAGTGGCTTCGGTCTAGGGCTGACCACTGCTTTTCTAGCCACCCTCATTGCTCAGCTGCTGGTCTACAATGGCATCTACCA GTACACGTCTCCAGACTTCTTGTATGTGCGTTCGTGGCTGCCTTGTATTTTCTTCTCTGGTGGAGTGACAGTAGGAAATATCGGCCGACAGCTGGCTATG GGCTCAACCGAGAAGCCTCATAATGACTAA